The Bradyrhizobium ottawaense genome window below encodes:
- a CDS encoding RNA polymerase sigma factor, whose product MSAFRQSVEAMIPALRRYARALTRDADAADDLVQDTLVRALRSERLFLGGDVRSWLYTILTNLNKNRRRSLARRPQFMQLTENNPDASGTEAEGRDIERALATLVEEQRSVLLLVMLEGMSYREVADIQGVPIGTVMSRLARARAHVKASLEGERPTLRRVK is encoded by the coding sequence ATGAGTGCGTTTCGCCAGAGTGTGGAAGCCATGATCCCGGCGTTGCGCCGCTACGCCCGCGCGCTCACGCGCGACGCGGACGCGGCCGACGATCTGGTGCAGGACACGCTGGTGCGAGCACTGCGTTCGGAGCGATTGTTTCTCGGAGGCGACGTCAGGAGCTGGCTCTACACGATCCTGACCAACCTCAACAAGAACCGGCGGCGCTCGCTGGCGAGGCGGCCGCAGTTCATGCAGCTGACGGAGAACAACCCGGATGCCAGCGGCACCGAAGCCGAAGGACGCGACATCGAGAGGGCGCTGGCGACGCTCGTCGAGGAGCAACGCTCGGTGTTGCTCCTCGTGATGCTGGAAGGCATGAGCTACCGCGAGGTCGCCGACATCCAGGGCGTGCCGATCGGCACCGTGATGTCGCGCCTCGCCCGTGCCCGCGCCCACGTCAAGGCCTCGCTGGAGGGCGAGCGCCCGACGCTCAGGCGGGTGAAATGA
- a CDS encoding histidine phosphatase family protein, which yields MPVPTIYYLRHGETEWNALGRLQGTKDVPLNARGRGQAVQAGSILADLFKREGRDKAALPYVSSPLGRARQTMELARAKLELPVADYALDDRLREIGYGVWEGLTLAESEAKDPGVYARRLADKWTVGPDGGETYADVQVRVRAWYDQLRTDIVAVAHGGTCRALMVSLGLETPVSAAELYIEQGAVYVFRDGRLEKHS from the coding sequence ATGCCCGTGCCCACGATCTATTACCTTCGCCATGGTGAGACCGAGTGGAATGCGCTCGGGAGGCTTCAGGGCACCAAGGACGTTCCGCTGAACGCGCGCGGACGTGGTCAGGCCGTGCAGGCCGGCAGCATTCTCGCCGATCTGTTCAAGCGCGAGGGCCGCGACAAGGCGGCGTTACCCTATGTGTCGAGCCCGCTCGGCCGTGCGCGCCAGACCATGGAACTCGCGCGCGCCAAGTTAGAGCTGCCGGTGGCGGATTACGCGCTCGACGATCGCCTGCGCGAGATCGGCTATGGCGTCTGGGAAGGTCTGACGTTGGCCGAGAGCGAGGCGAAGGATCCCGGCGTCTATGCCAGGCGCCTCGCCGACAAATGGACGGTCGGCCCCGACGGCGGGGAGACCTATGCCGACGTGCAGGTCCGCGTTCGCGCCTGGTACGACCAGCTGCGGACCGACATCGTCGCGGTCGCCCATGGCGGGACCTGCCGGGCCCTGATGGTGTCACTCGGCCTGGAGACCCCCGTCAGTGCCGCCGAGCTCTATATCGAGCAGGGCGCCGTCTACGTGTTCCGCGACGGCCGGCTGGAGAAGCATAGCTAA
- the fabI gene encoding enoyl-ACP reductase FabI: MAQNSGLMQGKRGVVLGVANNRSIAWGIAKACHAAGAELAFTYQGDALKKRVEPLAAEIGGLVLGHCDVTDAATIDAAFAVLKEKWGKIDFLVHAIAYGEQLDGRYVDTTQENFSKSMLISCYSFTAVAQRAEKLMTDGGSLITLSYYGAEKWMPHYNVMGVAKAALEASVRYLAADLGEKNIRVNAISAGPIKTLAASGIGDFRYILKWNEANAPMRRNVSTEDVGGSALYFLSDLSRGVTGEVHHVDSGYHVLGMKRPDAPDISFGGKD, from the coding sequence ATGGCGCAGAATTCGGGTCTGATGCAAGGAAAGCGCGGAGTGGTCCTCGGCGTTGCCAACAACCGCTCGATCGCCTGGGGCATCGCCAAGGCATGCCACGCCGCCGGCGCCGAGCTCGCCTTTACCTATCAGGGCGATGCGCTGAAGAAGCGCGTCGAGCCGCTCGCCGCCGAGATCGGCGGTCTCGTGCTCGGCCATTGCGATGTCACGGATGCCGCGACCATCGATGCCGCGTTCGCGGTGCTGAAGGAGAAATGGGGCAAGATCGACTTCCTGGTGCACGCGATCGCCTATGGCGAACAGCTCGACGGCCGCTACGTCGACACCACGCAGGAGAATTTCTCCAAGTCGATGCTGATCTCCTGCTACTCGTTCACGGCGGTGGCGCAGCGCGCCGAGAAGCTGATGACCGACGGCGGCTCGCTGATCACGCTCAGCTATTACGGCGCCGAGAAGTGGATGCCGCATTACAACGTGATGGGCGTCGCCAAGGCGGCGCTGGAGGCCAGCGTGCGCTATCTCGCCGCCGACCTCGGCGAGAAGAACATCCGCGTCAACGCGATCTCGGCAGGTCCGATCAAGACGCTCGCGGCGTCCGGCATCGGCGACTTCCGCTATATCCTGAAGTGGAACGAGGCCAACGCGCCGATGCGGCGCAACGTGTCGACCGAGGACGTCGGCGGCAGTGCGCTGTATTTCCTCTCCGACCTCTCGCGCGGCGTCACCGGCGAAGTGCATCACGTCGATTCCGGCTATCACGTGCTCGGCATGAAGCGCCCGGACGCGCCGGACATCTCGTTCGGCGGCAAGGACTAG
- a CDS encoding anti-sigma factor family protein, whose amino-acid sequence MNDRNIPVTEDELHAYVDGELPAERRADVEAWLAAHPEEAERVQSWRAMAEMLHARYDAVAQEPVPARLELERLERRPRQWLYGAAAAVLVAFVAGGAAGWVGHGAANAPSTFRSFTADALDAHRLYVVEVRHPVEVGGNERDHLQAWLTRRCGWTVFAPNLEASGLKLVGGRLLPGPNGPASFLMYEGASGERYTIYTAKTENGATQMRYAKTDKDGALFWAERGVGYVVSGGGDRDRLTRVAQAVYDQAEKNGT is encoded by the coding sequence ATGAACGACCGCAATATCCCAGTGACCGAGGACGAACTGCACGCCTATGTCGACGGCGAGCTGCCGGCCGAGCGCCGCGCCGACGTCGAGGCCTGGCTCGCCGCCCATCCTGAAGAGGCCGAGCGCGTGCAGTCCTGGCGCGCCATGGCGGAGATGCTGCACGCCCGCTACGATGCCGTCGCCCAGGAGCCGGTGCCGGCCCGGCTGGAGCTCGAGCGGCTGGAACGCCGCCCGCGGCAATGGCTCTATGGCGCCGCGGCGGCCGTGCTGGTCGCCTTCGTCGCCGGCGGCGCCGCCGGCTGGGTCGGGCATGGCGCCGCCAATGCCCCCTCCACCTTCCGGAGCTTTACCGCGGACGCGCTCGACGCCCACCGCCTCTATGTCGTGGAGGTCCGCCACCCCGTCGAGGTCGGCGGCAATGAGCGCGACCACCTGCAGGCCTGGCTGACCCGGCGCTGCGGCTGGACCGTGTTCGCGCCGAACCTGGAGGCGAGCGGACTGAAGCTCGTCGGCGGCCGGCTGTTGCCGGGACCGAACGGTCCGGCCTCGTTCCTGATGTATGAGGGCGCCTCGGGCGAGCGCTACACGATCTACACCGCCAAGACCGAGAATGGTGCGACGCAAATGCGCTACGCCAAAACGGACAAGGACGGCGCGCTGTTCTGGGCCGAGCGCGGCGTCGGCTACGTCGTCAGCGGCGGCGGTGATCGCGACCGGCTGACCCGGGTGGCGCAGGCGGTGTATGATCAGGCCGAGAAAAACGGCACCTAG
- the aroC gene encoding chorismate synthase: protein MSFNTFGHMFRVTTFGESHGVAIGCVVDGCPPMIPLTEADIQQDLDRRRPGQSRFTTQRQEPDQVKILSGVMAHPETGVQVTTGTPIGLLIENTDQRSKDYSEIKDKFRPGHADFTYEAKYGLRDYRGGGRSSARETATRVAAGAIARKVLPDVKVRGALVQIGPHKIDRAKWDWDEIAKNPFFCPDKDKAAFFETYLDGIRKNGSSIGAVIEVVAEGVPAGLGAPIYAKLDSDLAGAMMTINAVKGVEIGAGFGAAELTGEENADEMRTGNDGTRFLSNHAGGVLGGISTGQPVVVRFAVKPTSSILQPRLTVDRKGAETEIFTKGRHDPCVGIRAVPVGEAMMACVLADHFLRDRGQVGR from the coding sequence ATGTCCTTCAATACCTTCGGCCACATGTTCCGCGTCACCACTTTCGGCGAGAGCCATGGGGTGGCAATCGGCTGCGTGGTCGACGGCTGTCCGCCCATGATCCCGCTCACCGAGGCCGACATCCAGCAGGACCTCGATCGCCGCCGGCCGGGCCAGTCGCGCTTCACCACCCAGCGCCAGGAGCCGGACCAGGTCAAGATCCTCTCCGGCGTGATGGCGCATCCGGAGACCGGCGTGCAGGTGACGACCGGCACGCCGATTGGGCTCCTGATCGAGAACACCGACCAGCGCTCCAAGGACTATTCCGAGATCAAGGACAAGTTTCGGCCCGGTCACGCCGACTTCACCTATGAAGCCAAATACGGCCTGCGCGATTATCGCGGCGGCGGCCGCTCCTCGGCGCGCGAGACCGCGACGCGCGTTGCCGCCGGTGCCATCGCGCGCAAGGTGCTGCCCGACGTGAAGGTGCGCGGCGCGCTGGTGCAGATCGGCCCGCACAAGATCGACCGTGCGAAGTGGGACTGGGACGAGATCGCCAAAAATCCGTTCTTCTGCCCGGACAAGGACAAGGCCGCGTTCTTCGAGACCTATCTCGACGGCATCCGCAAGAACGGCTCCTCGATCGGCGCGGTGATCGAGGTGGTCGCCGAAGGCGTGCCGGCCGGCCTTGGCGCGCCGATCTACGCCAAGCTCGATTCCGATCTGGCGGGCGCGATGATGACCATCAACGCGGTGAAGGGCGTCGAGATCGGCGCCGGTTTCGGCGCGGCGGAATTGACCGGCGAGGAGAATGCCGACGAGATGCGCACCGGCAATGACGGCACGCGCTTTTTGTCCAACCATGCCGGCGGCGTGCTGGGCGGCATCTCCACGGGGCAGCCGGTGGTGGTGCGTTTCGCGGTGAAGCCGACCTCGTCGATCCTGCAGCCGCGTCTCACCGTCGATCGCAAGGGGGCCGAGACCGAAATCTTCACGAAAGGCCGTCACGACCCCTGCGTCGGCATCCGCGCCGTCCCCGTCGGCGAAGCCATGATGGCCTGCGTGCTCGCCGACCACTTTTTGCGCGATCGCGGGCAGGTGGGGCGTTGA
- a CDS encoding DnaJ C-terminal domain-containing protein yields MRDPYEVLGVPRSASAAAIKSAYRKLAKKHHPDSNKDDPKAAERFSEINSANEIIGDEDKRKQFDRGEIDADGKPRFQGFPGGGGPRGRAGPGGFESYTFRSGGGPGQGGGAFEDILNSMFGGGMRGARPGAGGAGQFEFDTGGVGLDLDVNVAMSVSLEESVKGGEKRVRLPTGKELNVKIPAGVTEGQQIRLRGQGESAQGHPPGDLLITINIAPHAHFKVEGADLRIDLPVTLYEAVLGAKVRVPTLGNAVELSVPKNTSSGRTFRLKGKGLPKSGGTGDLFVTIRIMLPDGNDAELEALMEKWRDQHPYNPRSGLG; encoded by the coding sequence GCGATCAAAAGCGCCTATCGCAAGCTTGCCAAGAAGCATCATCCCGACAGCAACAAGGACGACCCCAAGGCCGCCGAACGCTTCTCCGAGATCAACTCGGCGAACGAGATCATCGGCGACGAGGACAAGCGCAAGCAGTTCGACCGCGGCGAGATCGACGCCGACGGCAAGCCGCGCTTCCAGGGTTTTCCGGGCGGTGGCGGGCCGCGCGGCCGCGCCGGCCCCGGCGGGTTCGAAAGCTATACGTTCCGCTCCGGCGGCGGCCCCGGCCAGGGCGGCGGCGCGTTCGAGGATATCCTCAACAGCATGTTCGGCGGCGGGATGCGCGGCGCCCGGCCTGGGGCCGGCGGCGCCGGGCAGTTCGAATTCGACACCGGCGGCGTCGGGCTCGATCTCGACGTGAATGTCGCCATGTCCGTCTCGCTGGAAGAGTCGGTCAAGGGCGGCGAGAAGCGCGTCCGGCTGCCGACAGGCAAGGAGCTCAACGTCAAGATTCCGGCCGGCGTCACTGAGGGCCAGCAGATCCGGCTCCGGGGACAGGGCGAGTCCGCGCAGGGCCATCCGCCCGGCGATCTCCTGATCACCATCAACATCGCGCCGCACGCCCACTTCAAGGTCGAGGGCGCCGACTTGCGGATCGATCTGCCGGTGACGCTCTACGAGGCGGTGCTCGGAGCCAAGGTCCGCGTGCCCACCCTCGGCAATGCCGTGGAGCTTTCGGTTCCGAAAAATACCTCCAGTGGCCGGACCTTCCGCCTCAAAGGTAAGGGATTGCCGAAATCTGGCGGAACCGGGGATCTCTTCGTCACCATCAGGATTATGCTACCGGACGGGAACGACGCCGAGCTTGAAGCATTGATGGAGAAGTGGCGGGACCAACACCCCTACAATCCACGTAGCGGGCTCGGCTAG